One Halobacterium sp. DL1 DNA window includes the following coding sequences:
- a CDS encoding proline dehydrogenase: MIPPIASQFVAGESPAAALDHVDDLNDRGVKAILNLLGEHYEERPPADEDAAAYEDLARDISRSDLDACISVKPSQIGLDVGDDVFAENFADIVSVADEHDVFTWVDMEDHETTDATLDAFEAQTTEYGGNVGICVQANLKRTEEDLERLADLPGKVRLVKGAYDEPKSLAYKKKERVNEAYRSYLEYMFREFDDGVAVGSHDPEMISLARELHDEYGTDYEVQMLMGVRDDAQVDLSAEGVEVWQYVPYGDKWFSYFYRRAMERKENMLFALRAVLGR, translated from the coding sequence ATGATACCGCCCATCGCGAGTCAGTTCGTCGCGGGAGAGTCTCCCGCGGCAGCGCTCGACCACGTCGACGACCTGAACGACCGGGGGGTGAAGGCCATCCTCAACCTGCTCGGCGAGCACTACGAAGAGCGCCCCCCGGCCGACGAGGACGCGGCAGCGTACGAGGACCTCGCCCGGGACATCTCGCGCAGCGACCTGGACGCCTGTATCTCCGTGAAACCCTCGCAGATCGGCCTCGACGTCGGCGACGACGTGTTCGCCGAGAACTTCGCGGACATCGTCTCAGTGGCCGACGAGCACGACGTGTTCACGTGGGTCGACATGGAGGACCACGAGACGACGGACGCGACGCTGGACGCCTTCGAGGCGCAGACGACGGAGTACGGCGGGAACGTCGGCATCTGCGTGCAGGCGAATCTCAAGCGCACGGAGGAAGACCTCGAACGGCTCGCCGACCTCCCCGGGAAGGTGCGCCTCGTGAAGGGCGCGTACGACGAACCGAAATCACTCGCGTACAAGAAGAAAGAGCGCGTCAACGAGGCGTACCGCAGCTACCTGGAGTACATGTTCCGGGAGTTCGACGACGGCGTCGCGGTGGGCAGCCACGACCCCGAGATGATCTCGCTGGCCCGGGAGCTCCACGACGAGTACGGCACCGACTACGAGGTCCAGATGCTGATGGGCGTGCGCGACGACGCGCAGGTCGACCTGTCGGCGGAGGGTGTCGAGGTCTGGCAGTACGTTCCGTACGGCGACAAGTGGTTCTCGTACTTCTACCGGCGCGCGATGGAGCGCAAGGAGAACATGCTGTTCGCCCTGCGCGCCGTCCTCGGGCGGTAG
- a CDS encoding GNAT family acetyltransferase, which yields MREATPEDAEAVHGVAEAAWHDAHGPIVGTEAVDAFLAEHYEPEVLRERYRDADSVTFVAERGGEVVGYASGVPSDDGYTLGSLYVHPDRQGAGIGSRLLARVEDAARDANYDAVDLVVMAENDDSIGFYESKGYERVGDHHDELLDVDGYVYEKPV from the coding sequence GTGCGGGAAGCCACACCCGAGGACGCGGAGGCGGTCCACGGCGTCGCGGAGGCCGCGTGGCACGACGCCCACGGGCCCATCGTCGGGACTGAGGCGGTCGACGCGTTCCTCGCGGAGCACTACGAACCTGAAGTCCTCCGAGAACGCTACCGCGACGCCGACAGTGTGACGTTCGTCGCCGAACGCGGCGGGGAGGTGGTCGGCTACGCGAGCGGCGTCCCCTCCGACGACGGCTACACGCTCGGCTCGCTGTACGTCCACCCCGACCGCCAGGGAGCGGGAATCGGGAGCCGACTGCTCGCTCGCGTCGAGGACGCCGCCCGGGATGCCAACTACGACGCCGTGGACCTCGTCGTGATGGCCGAAAACGACGACTCCATCGGCTTCTACGAGTCGAAGGGGTACGAGCGCGTTGGCGACCACCACGACGAGCTGCTCGACGTCGACGGCTACGTGTACGAGAAACCAGTCTGA